Proteins found in one Mycoplasma sp. 1578d genomic segment:
- a CDS encoding sugar ABC transporter permease, whose product MTESRFFKPIHSSINTTPRKKPLKRINFNESDTKAPTPMEILFLFINYLVLIFWAIIILFPVFSLITASFNVNNPRIIAIVPFKFGLDNFNYLFTSPRSLFGTWYKNTLLIAGLTMIFATSGVALNAYAYSRFKFAGSKYSLAIIMLLQMIPATSSLITLFIIVKMGTALGANPVYMLIVIYTGGAISSNTFMLKSYLDTVSSELDDSGKVDGCTNWGLFFKILLPVIRPSLIMVALWSFLIPFTDVILPRFVLFENETKTLAVGLLTLIETEPKHINFGAYLAGSLLASIPAFALFMYLQKFIVGGLSEGAVKG is encoded by the coding sequence ATGACTGAATCAAGATTTTTTAAACCAATTCATTCCAGCATTAATACTACTCCCCGTAAGAAACCATTAAAAAGAATTAATTTTAATGAATCGGATACTAAAGCACCAACTCCAATGGAAATCTTGTTCTTATTTATTAACTACTTAGTGCTTATTTTTTGAGCAATTATTATCTTATTTCCAGTATTTTCGCTCATTACCGCATCGTTTAACGTTAACAACCCACGGATTATTGCTATTGTTCCATTTAAGTTTGGACTTGATAATTTTAATTACTTATTCACTTCGCCACGAAGTTTGTTTGGAACTTGATATAAAAACACTCTTTTAATCGCTGGACTAACTATGATTTTTGCAACATCCGGAGTGGCATTAAATGCATATGCATACTCACGCTTTAAGTTTGCCGGTTCTAAATATTCACTGGCAATTATTATGCTCTTACAAATGATTCCAGCAACTTCATCGCTAATTACCTTATTTATTATTGTTAAAATGGGAACTGCACTTGGAGCAAATCCTGTGTACATGCTCATTGTTATTTATACAGGTGGAGCGATTTCATCCAACACTTTTATGCTTAAAAGTTATTTAGATACAGTCTCATCTGAATTAGATGATTCAGGAAAAGTGGATGGATGTACAAACTGAGGATTGTTCTTTAAAATTTTACTTCCAGTAATTAGACCTTCACTAATTATGGTGGCATTATGATCGTTCTTAATTCCGTTTACTGACGTTATCTTACCAAGATTTGTTCTTTTTGAAAACGAAACCAAAACACTAGCTGTTGGATTACTCACTCTGATTGAAACCGAACCAAAACACATTAACTTTGGAGCTTATTTAGCTGGTTCGCTCCTTGCTTCAATTCCAGCGTTTGCACTATTTATGTATTTGCAAAAATTCATTGTTGGAGGACTTTCAGAAGGAGCTGTTAAAGGATAA
- a CDS encoding NADH-dependent flavin oxidoreductase, producing the protein MKELFSQINLANKHTIKNRIAMAPMTTYSSNDDLTISDQEIEYYKHRNNQVGLLITGCTFVSENGIGFTNQFAGYDDKFIPSLSQLAQVTKAGGAKAILQIFHAGNKAPSKLVQDIVSASNVAPANSNLKVRELSEQEIQQIIQDFGHTTRRAIQAGFDGIEIHGAHGFLIQNFLSPYFNKRNDQWGGSIQNRMRFALEIVKQVKQVVEQENKKDFIIGYRISPDEPIENGLKVIDTLQLTEKLVNLGVDYIHTSLFQAYQSKPQGYEKTYVELFAQQINQRATLISAGQIQTPDQAKQVLNLGADLVALGQVLITDPDWIKKTLSGNEDQIEHALSCKKVKELKLPDLMWEKIQKTPGWFEIKD; encoded by the coding sequence ATGAAGGAACTTTTTTCTCAAATTAATTTAGCAAATAAACATACTATTAAAAATAGAATTGCAATGGCACCTATGACTACTTATTCTTCAAATGATGATTTAACCATTTCTGATCAAGAGATAGAATACTATAAACATAGAAATAACCAAGTTGGATTATTAATCACTGGATGTACCTTTGTTTCAGAAAACGGAATTGGATTTACCAATCAATTTGCCGGATATGACGATAAATTTATCCCTAGTTTAAGTCAATTAGCTCAAGTAACTAAAGCAGGTGGAGCAAAAGCTATTTTACAAATTTTCCACGCGGGAAATAAAGCTCCTTCTAAGCTTGTTCAGGATATTGTTTCTGCAAGTAATGTAGCTCCAGCAAATAGCAATTTAAAAGTTAGAGAATTAAGTGAGCAAGAAATTCAACAAATAATCCAAGATTTTGGGCACACAACCCGCAGAGCAATTCAGGCCGGATTTGATGGAATTGAAATACATGGAGCTCATGGATTTTTAATTCAAAACTTTTTATCACCTTATTTTAACAAACGAAACGATCAATGAGGTGGTAGCATACAAAATCGCATGCGTTTTGCTTTAGAAATTGTAAAACAAGTTAAACAAGTAGTTGAGCAAGAAAATAAAAAAGACTTTATTATCGGATACCGGATTTCTCCAGATGAACCAATTGAAAATGGGTTAAAAGTTATCGATACTTTACAACTTACCGAAAAATTAGTTAATTTAGGAGTTGATTATATTCATACATCACTTTTTCAAGCATATCAATCAAAACCTCAAGGATATGAAAAAACTTATGTTGAATTATTTGCTCAACAAATTAATCAACGTGCAACATTAATTAGTGCTGGACAAATTCAAACGCCAGATCAAGCAAAGCAAGTTTTAAATTTAGGAGCTGATTTGGTTGCTTTAGGACAAGTTTTAATTACTGATCCAGATTGAATTAAAAAAACTCTTTCAGGGAATGAAGATCAAATTGAACATGCTCTTTCTTGCAAGAAAGTTAAGGAATTAAAACTACCAGATTTAATGTGAGAAAAAATTCAAAAAACACCAGGATGATTTGAAATTAAAGATTAA
- a CDS encoding ABC transporter ATP-binding protein produces the protein MIKNIFKKSHVSQPNEHIDPEYNFETIDLDKMITQLGEITNTNNGAHIKLVNLSKKYEGNEKYTLKDINLEIKPGSFCIFLGPSGCGKTTLLRMIAGLNSITSGDLLFNNKRYNNLLPNERNIAMVFQSYALYPHMNVYNNISFGLRIAKERKDIIDRRVKDVAKILKIEDYLYRKPRDLSGGQRQRVAIGRAISRKPLVFLMDEPLSNLDAKLRESMRREIVSIHRLLKTTSIYVTHDQLEAMTMGDQIVVFNDGSIQQSGNGRELYFKPANLFVAKFIGSPTMNTFDAIFENGKLVSSDKSLSIEINPQTASLLHPDQELVVGFRSEDIKISSIHEQNSTQAIVFNIELIGKDQLILAKINETLEFIITAPNNEEYELYQKIQLKFDNSRVHIFDKVTQKRIN, from the coding sequence ATGATTAAAAATATTTTTAAAAAATCGCACGTATCTCAACCAAATGAACATATTGATCCAGAATATAACTTTGAAACAATTGATCTTGATAAAATGATCACTCAATTAGGTGAAATTACCAACACTAACAATGGTGCTCATATTAAGCTAGTTAATTTGTCAAAAAAATATGAAGGAAACGAAAAATACACCCTTAAGGATATTAATTTAGAAATCAAACCAGGTTCATTTTGTATTTTTCTTGGCCCAAGTGGATGTGGTAAAACTACCTTATTAAGAATGATTGCCGGACTTAACTCAATTACTTCAGGAGATTTATTATTCAATAATAAAAGATATAATAACTTACTTCCTAATGAGCGTAATATTGCTATGGTATTCCAATCGTATGCTCTTTATCCACATATGAACGTGTATAACAACATTTCGTTTGGGCTTAGAATTGCTAAAGAACGGAAAGATATCATCGATCGTCGGGTAAAAGATGTTGCTAAAATTCTCAAAATTGAAGATTATTTATATCGTAAACCAAGAGACCTATCTGGAGGTCAAAGACAAAGGGTAGCTATTGGTCGGGCAATTTCGCGGAAACCTTTGGTCTTTTTAATGGACGAACCACTTTCAAACCTTGATGCTAAATTACGTGAAAGCATGAGGAGAGAAATTGTTTCTATTCATAGATTGCTCAAAACCACTAGTATTTACGTTACTCACGATCAACTTGAAGCTATGACTATGGGTGATCAAATTGTTGTCTTTAACGATGGTTCAATTCAACAAAGCGGAAACGGAAGAGAACTTTACTTTAAACCAGCTAATTTATTCGTAGCTAAATTTATCGGTTCACCAACTATGAACACATTTGACGCAATTTTTGAAAATGGTAAACTAGTTTCAAGTGATAAAAGTTTAAGCATTGAAATTAATCCTCAAACTGCTTCATTACTGCACCCTGACCAAGAACTTGTGGTCGGATTTAGAAGTGAAGATATTAAAATTTCGTCAATCCATGAGCAAAACAGCACTCAAGCAATTGTTTTTAACATTGAGCTAATTGGTAAAGATCAATTAATTTTAGCTAAAATTAATGAAACACTAGAGTTTATTATTACTGCACCAAACAACGAAGAGTATGAACTTTATCAAAAAATCCAACTCAAATTTGATAATTCTCGTGTCCATATTTTTGATAAAGTTACTCAGAAAAGAATTAACTAA